The following nucleotide sequence is from Tenrec ecaudatus isolate mTenEca1 chromosome X, mTenEca1.hap1, whole genome shotgun sequence.
GCTTTCTCTTCTCTTCGCCCAAAGGCTCATCTGCTGCTACCTACAGTAGTCATCATGCCTGTTAAAAGAAAGAGCCCTCGCTTCAGTCCTGAGCAACCCCTCCCTGTGTCCACGGAAGTCCCGGAAAAAACCGATCTAGTATTACCTGAGCTTTTGGAGGAagactcttcttcctcttctgctccagctcccagcatcagagACAAGGCCACAGGGAAGCCTTCTCTGAAGGAGACTGCCACCGAGGAGACTTCTAATGTCGAGATGCCCAGTGCTTCCCCGAGTCTTCACAGTGAGTGTGATTTGTCCTCTTCAACTGAAAACACCGAGGAGGACAGCTCTGATGAAGACAGTGACGGCCTGACCCAGCTAGATATTGAAAACCTGTCTGTATCGCCTATCAAAGAGAAAGCGTCTTTACTGGCAAATTATCTGCTGCTCAAGTATCAAATTAAAGAGCCAGTCACCCTAGAAGACATGCTGAATACTGTCATCAAAGAGTACAAAGATAAATTCCCTGAGATCCTGCAGAAAGCCAAGGAATGCCTGGAGATGGTGTTTGGCCTTGAAGTGAAGGAAGTTGACACCACCAACCACTGTTACATCGTCTGCATGACACTAGGCCTCACCTATGACGGCTTGCTGAGGGAAGTAGAAGGCATGCCAAAGACTGGCATCCTGATTATTGTCTTGGGTGTGATCTTCCTCAACAACAACAGTGCCACGAAAAAACAAGTCTGGGAGGTGCTGAATACGATGGGCATCTATGCTGGGCAGAAGCACTTCATCTGTGGGAATCCAGAGGATTTCATCACCGGAGAGCTGGTTCAGCAGAAATATGTGGAGTATCGGCAGCAGCCTAACACTCGCCCTCCACGTTACAAGTTTGCTTGGGGTCCAAGAGCCTACGCTGAAATCAACAAGCTGGAGCTCCTCCAGTTTTTGTTAAAAGCTTATGAAAATAGCCCAGGTTCTTTCCCAATTACGTTTGTAGTGGCTCTGCAAGTGGAGAAAGAGCGAGCCCAAGGTCTAGCTGTCACCAGCTTTGATGATAGTGCTACCGCCCTGTCCTTGGAGAGTTCCGGTTCCACTTCCGGCAGCTGCTTCCAACCCCAGTAAGGTCCAGGGCAGATTCTTCACTTTAGGTTGGAAAACCTTTCCAAGTGATGGGTGGAGCTGTAATGAGAATAGTGTACTCACCTGCGTTTTCCTGTTGTACATGGGTAGCTGGGAGATTCAGCCTTTTGTTGGGTCATTATGCAAACATTACTTTTCATATAGTGCTTAAGTAGCTTTAGAACCTAAGTGTATGTGTGGTCTTTTTCGCATATTTACTGCTGTTTACTATATTTAAGGAAAATTGCTTTGCTATTTGCTAAACCATTTTGAATCCACATCTACTCTGATCTGGGACATAGAGTCTCATTTAGACTTGCTAGACCTGTGAAACGCTCAGCCTTCCACATGCTGAGATAAATCAAGTAAAATGTAAAAGGGACAGTTTGAGGTTGTCTTTTTCCCTCTTCGTACTTTGTTTTGTAAAATTCAAACATCAGTACCTTGATTTGCGTTGCTATTCAAGAATGTAAGAGAAAATTGACTTTAATAAAGGAGACTTCTTACTGATTTGGCAACTCTAAAATTATTATATGAGAATCTAGCCCCCTCTTGGAATCCACCACACTATTACTGGGAATGCGAGAATCACCACAATCCTGGCTCTGCCCATAGGACATCAGAGTAAGGAAGAAGCAGCATCCAATGGTAGGTATGTTTCAAGAAATAAGTTGCAAATCTGAAGAAGTCCACAGAAATTGGTGAATGTGTGCAGGGGGAAGGGCCGGTTGAGTGGGTCAAATAAAATACCCGGCACTAAGGCAGTTTGGAATGTGAGGAAAGTATAAGCCCTTCAGTGTCAATTTCAAATAAAACTGGGATATGGGGGTAAGGGGGTGTGGGCATGACCAGGGGTCAGACTTTCAGGTTCTGTGTCTCATAGTTGAGAAGAAATTCTGAATGAGGAACAATCACTATTGGTTTCTTTGTATCACAAGTAAAAATAGGAATACTTTCCTGCATGTTTGCGTCAGTGAAGTTACGCATGTTGATCTTAACTAGGCGTTACATTCACATCATTTCCAAAGAGAGGATTTCCAGTAATAACTCTCTTGAGATGAGAGTCCCAGAAGCCAATGGAAAGTCAATATTAGATGAGCCTGAGAAGAGACTCCAGTGCTTCCGCGGGATATTTTAATTAAGTTTTTATTATAATTTGGCATCATTTAAAGTTCTGATGATGGTGAAATGAATGAAAACACTGGTGCTTTCGATGGAAGGGAAGTAGTGGGTCTTCTCAATGCAAATTGAGTCCCTTTACATTCTACAAAGCTAGAAAAGACATGTTTACACACAGGTTTCAATCCTTTCTGAGGGAATATATTCCCAAGTTTTACTTGGTAAGCAGTAATTTTATATTACTTGCTCTTATGTCTCCTAAAGCACTTGGTATCTTCTGTAGCATACTGTATTTAAAGCAacacgtgcgcgcacacacacacagtagagtTTGTGAAGACATAATCTTAGCAAAAACTCACATTCCATAAGAGCTAAGATATTCCAGGTTTTTTGCCAAGTTTTTTGTTCCTTTTAATATTACACACAGAATAACAGTGCTGTGAGAGAGAGATTATCAAGCATTTATCAATCTCATTTCACAGTTGAAGCTGAGCTAGGAAATACACTTTAACAGACTTTTTGTCTAAATGGTTTTGCTGTTGAGGATATACGGAACACAAACCACCACTTCAGCTGCTTCTCCATGGGACACTGGTTACATTTTTTGAGCTGTGAAACCATTCCTGCCTTCTTCTTTTATGGGTGCTTTCTTTCTCAGTAAAGTAGACACCCCCCAAGGTTGCTATCTAATCTTTCTGAGTGGCTGTTGTCAATTTAATCCCATAGAGATAGATTTTAAATGTGCCTGATGCTTAAGGTAGATGGTTTTTACTAGTTAAGTCACACTGTAAGGGTTAAGACTCATCTTAGCAACGTTTTAGGGTTTCGTACGGACTATGGGTCTGGAGTTGAGCTTAAGGCCATAAGAATTTTTGACGGAGCTGACACTAGACCCCTGATCTGAATTTGCCTGGAGCTCACTCCCACTCCCCCCAGCCTGAGGCCAACCTTCTGCCTCTTAATTTATTTTCCTTCTCACTAATCTTTAATGGTTCCCGAGGAATAAAAAGAAGGACCCTGAGTCCAAAGCACTATATACAGTCTTAAAAAGAAAGTGAACATGAGAACAAAACGCTGTTGGAACGTATGTGTGATATTATGCACACCTTGTGTCACAGGTCTAGCCTGTGCTAGTGAATGGGACCATTACTATTGGTCACAGGTAAAGGCGTTTGGAAGCCAGCATGCCATTGCCAGTTCTTATCTCCATGTAGAGATGTTAAAACCACCTGCTGCATGCAGTCTGCATCCTTGGTTTACCGTATGACAGACAATCTCTGCTACCTCACATCAGATTTTATGTGCACAAGAAAATTTGTTGTGTTACGCCATTCAGATCTCCAGTGACTAGTGGtttagaattgctgaccttgtagttagcagccagatgtataacccactacatcatcaCGGTTCTTCTTTTAGAGAATCTACTGGACTATTTAGATTCAAGTCTGCGTGATCAGCTAAGAAGATTATGACAATTAGTTGGGGGATTCCAAAGAGAtcatcttggtagattttctcaaaggaaatGGCAAACACTGGGCCTTATTCTGAAGAAACTCTATGAAAATTCAAAATGTCATGATGAGTTTGCTACAGTActcatatcttcaatgatctcttcaagaGAGTCATGTCATTAGAATTGATTGTTCTGGGATTAGGGCTTTGATTAAATGCAAGCTAAAAACAATAGAATGGGATTTTAGGGTATAGAATATGATAGTCATGTTTTAAATTGccaaattttaagaaaataaacatGTTCCTGTTCTGTATTCTCACAAATTAAAGGATATACATTTACAGGTTACAGTTTACAAATTTACACATTTACaggtgacaatgggctcaagaacaattgtgaggatggtgcaagacccgGCGGTGCTTCCTTTTACTACACACAAGGTCCCTCTGAGTTAGAACCGACTGGATGACGCCGAAGAGCAATCACCTCAGTTATTCTGCAGCTAGAAAGGTGGGTGTACAGATGTCTTCAAAGTAAAGTTCGATGGTTTCTTAAGGCCTAATGTCCTcatatttttttaagttctttgcaCCCTGTAAACCGGATATTCTGTGATTTCAGTGGGTGTCCCACATTGTCGCCAGGTACTTAAATTGGAGGTTGGCCCCAAGTCAAATAAGTaatgtcatccagttgattccagttcatatACACCCTCTAGAAAAGAGTGGAACAGCCACGTTGGGTTTCCAGGTTGTGCATCTGTACAAAAACAGACTAGCCGATCTTCCTCCAGCAGAGACACCAATGGGTTCAAGCCTTCTTTTGTAGCTTGACCACTGAACCGTTCACCTAGAACGTCAGACTGAATTGAGACTGATGTTGCAATAAAGAGGCGTGAGCGAGTGATCGGGACACTTGCCTGTATTGTTCAGGCCATCTTTGACTTTGGACACTTGTTGACTCAATACCAACACATGGTTGTTACTCAGCTTCAGTTGAAAGGCATGTCACCCACAGCACCCATCAGTGTGCTCATactttctcttttgttgctttgtattGATTTTTCCTTGCTTTTGGAGGCATAAGAAACCACTAGgacataatgaagttttaatcaATTGTGtttaaggaaaatgatttaatAGGAAACTTTTCACAAATCTTATGTATGTTTGGAAATGTTAGTTATCCTAGTGAGgtggatattttttaaatgttccctAATTGTAGTATGTACTCCCAGTAAATTTGGGTCAAAAGTAACCCAATTGCATTAAAAGAATGTAGTTCATCACCTTTATTTGGGGGAGGAGggttgatgattgcacaactctattTAATATAATTAAACTATTGAAAGGGAGGCGGGAACCATACACTTCTACACTTTAAATCTGTGGTGTTCTAAATTTCTTTTGGACTCTTTCTGTTGATTTGTCGACCACATAGCAGCGATTATTTTGTTGGGGGAGAAGGGACGGAATAATTTTTTTCTGTCCctcctgttcttttttttttggtcatcattttattaggggcctctTACAaaacttatgacaatccatcattcaattgtataagcacatcaacttttccaaaacattttctttctatttgagcccttgatataagttcctcttttttacccccgCCCTCCCCAACCTTCTCACCCTCGTGAAGTTTGTCAACTTTTATGAATTGATTTCAGTTCGGTTTTATCTAATTTTAATTATAATCTTTCATTTAAATGTTTGATTACCAATGGACATGAAGGGAAAATCATATGGAGGAAAATTATTGAGGAGAcagattttatatataatttaattagGGTTTAGCAAGTGTAGGCTTGAATTTTGTGTCATCTTTTGTACCTCTGtagtttctttcatttctttccacGTAGCTGGATAATAACAGAAATGTAAGTTATAAATTCTCAACGAGCCATTCTTTAAAAGTTGAATAACCCTGAatagaataaagaagaccaaggaagacccattgcatttgaattatggttattagctcctcatttcccccaacctcctttGCCATACCCCTCAGAAACTCTTAGCCTagctactgtctttatagatttgcctattctagattatgaaatacagaaaaacaaaaacatttgtttttcttcaatgAAACGTACACCCCCCCAAACAAGCTCACTCAGTAAGAGTCAATTCCAATACATAGTGAGCCGATAGAGTAGAACTGAGTCTGGGGATTTCTGAGGTTGACAATCTTCTTGGGAGCAGaaaacgtcatctttctcccgtagaaCTGTCAGTGaatttgaactgttgaacttgtGGTGATCAACCCAATATAAAATGTAGTAAGCCACCGGGCTCCTTGAAACTTACTTTATACGTGCTAAAATTTTTGTATCTACACTCTCATGTATATTCTTAAAACCTGAGCATTATTTTTGGAAGAAAATAtaatgggagaagaaagcatgtttctttttatataggATTTAATTCTGTTCTTAACACAATTAAAATGGATATTCAAACATTAGCTATTGCTTGCTTTTATTAGGACCCCTAGTGGGGTGGTACAATATGATTTGGGCTAAACCATCGGCCAATCTGTAGACTAAAGATGAGGCTCCTGTTAGATTTACAAGCCAGGTAACTAacaagaacagttctactctgttctatagtgtGGCTACCAGTTGGAATTTACTAATGGCAAtgtatgagtgaatgagtgattgGGTCAAGAGCCCTAGCAGAGTAGTGGTTATTTAAGTGGTCCTTATACTCTacaggggaggaaaatgaggcattTTGCTCTTATTAGGAATCACAGTGTTGGATTttccaatagcaagaagttggaagcaGCCTAAATCCCCACCAGTAGAAAAATAGATTTAGGGGGAGAAATTAGTCCAATAGAATATTGCACATGACTCAAAACCAgctatgaaacacctcatgacatggagggatctggaaagcATAATGCTGAGTGAAGGAAGTCAGTGAATCACAAAAGGATGGACACTGCATGAGTCTACGCAACAGTGACAAGCAATGGGACCACCGCAGGTGCAGGGTTGCAGGGCATCCAGTGTGCTGCCTgttagggaaactgaggcacgaaaTGAGAAGAGACGGACTATACTCGCTGAGGACTGATTAAAAAGCAGGCTTAATTGGGGAAAAGCGGATGGGTTCAACAGCCCACAAtaaagtgaagctgtggaagccaCCCCAAGGGATCACTTGAAGGGTTTTTTATACCGCCGCCCCACCACCCCCCCGTTGAAGCTTCTGGAGACTTGACATAAGGTGCGGTTTTGCTTAGTGGGGCGTACATGACTGTTTGTTCGTTGTACAAGGTCAGTCTGTTCTGGTTCTAGGAACAATGATGTGGGCGATCTGTGCTTTTAAAAGGTACAGTTGTTCGCAGAACTAGCCCGTTTCTGGGAAACTCAGTTtgggggaagggtgtccatgcttttaccagacaTCGCTGACTCTGTCTGATAGGGAAAGGGGGCGAGGATGAGGTCGTCCATGATTACTTCCTGCTGTACAGGGTCATAGTGGGGAAGTTTATCAGACAGAATGCAGGGACTCCCAGCTTGGCACGGACAGCAGGGGTTGGTATTGCTgactcattgatgtaataacagcattctTCTTGCACAAAAGGCAAGTGCCTCCTTTTTTCAGCGGTGATGAGGTCTAAGGCTCGTCGATTCTGTAAGCAACTTGGGCGGCAGAAGTTATTTGTCTTTACAATGAAGAAAAGGAATCGGCGGAGACATCTATGGCCAGTTGGAATGGCATGGCTAGCTTGTCCGTGGTTAGGACTGAATGTGCCAGGACCCCTCCACTAAGTCCCAAGGCTACCGCTGAGGAGACGAGTGATAGCCCTGCGACCAATGGAATAAAAATGGCTCTAAGCACAAACAATTTCTTGGGACTAATCTTATCTTAACAAGGGCAGCTTTGTTCTCAGTTTACTCATTGTGTCTCAGAACTTGGGAAAACATAAAGACACAGTGTCTTAAGAGA
It contains:
- the LOC142434383 gene encoding melanoma-associated antigen B16-like isoform X1; this translates as MFSSYVRPQLGGNHGEDPEHTGCGLAFSSLRPKAHLLLPTVVIMPVKRKSPRFSPEQPLPVSTEVPEKTDLVLPELLEEDSSSSSAPAPSIRDKATGKPSLKETATEETSNVEMPSASPSLHSECDLSSSTENTEEDSSDEDSDGLTQLDIENLSVSPIKEKASLLANYLLLKYQIKEPVTLEDMLNTVIKEYKDKFPEILQKAKECLEMVFGLEVKEVDTTNHCYIVCMTLGLTYDGLLREVEGMPKTGILIIVLGVIFLNNNSATKKQVWEVLNTMGIYAGQKHFICGNPEDFITGELVQQKYVEYRQQPNTRPPRYKFAWGPRAYAEINKLELLQFLLKAYENSPGSFPITFVVALQVEKERAQGLAVTSFDDSATALSLESSGSTSGSCFQPQ
- the LOC142434383 gene encoding melanoma-associated antigen B16-like isoform X2, which codes for MPVKRKSPRFSPEQPLPVSTEVPEKTDLVLPELLEEDSSSSSAPAPSIRDKATGKPSLKETATEETSNVEMPSASPSLHSECDLSSSTENTEEDSSDEDSDGLTQLDIENLSVSPIKEKASLLANYLLLKYQIKEPVTLEDMLNTVIKEYKDKFPEILQKAKECLEMVFGLEVKEVDTTNHCYIVCMTLGLTYDGLLREVEGMPKTGILIIVLGVIFLNNNSATKKQVWEVLNTMGIYAGQKHFICGNPEDFITGELVQQKYVEYRQQPNTRPPRYKFAWGPRAYAEINKLELLQFLLKAYENSPGSFPITFVVALQVEKERAQGLAVTSFDDSATALSLESSGSTSGSCFQPQ